In Rhipicephalus microplus isolate Deutch F79 chromosome 7, USDA_Rmic, whole genome shotgun sequence, one genomic interval encodes:
- the LOC142767031 gene encoding uncharacterized protein LOC142767031 isoform X2, protein MPLLLRILRIQLGIRQQQREVLQEVRQLKHKVRLLSVPQHAQPAQRPSDLPRLPAGTIGEVEAAEAAVQSKAVAAALVYIS, encoded by the coding sequence ctctattgctacggatcctgcggatccaacttggcatccggcagcaacaaagagaggttctgcaggaggtgcgacagctgaagcacaaggtacggctcttgtctgtgcctcagcacgcccagccagcacagcgcccctctgaccttccccggctgcctgctggtacaattggagaagtggaggcagcagaggcagctgtgcagagtaaagctgtggctgcggctttggtgtatatttcttga